A genomic region of Papaver somniferum cultivar HN1 chromosome 7, ASM357369v1, whole genome shotgun sequence contains the following coding sequences:
- the LOC113298306 gene encoding glutamic acid-rich protein-like isoform X1: MARTKQTAREALQIPNLVEAVNTRVYVKGGTKSKKAESEKHMAPIRSKTKDKNPLITPPSRPSRHDKYLLAGPLHGKRPSEVAFSIREPRDKGNESSDSSTSSSPVVSASGSDEEEEQEEILMRGEYAVDEDDEDGIDRKGGDGQGDGKEDLETEEEEDEGNDDAEEEDDEEDDGNGGGSGDEEDDGDDGKGDGGDE, from the exons atgGCACGTACTAAGCAGACTGCTAGGGAAGCTCTTCAGATCCCTAATTTGGTGGAGGCAGTAAACACTAGGGTTTATGTAAAAGGAGGGACGAAATCAAAAAAGGCGGAATCGGAGAAACATATGGCTCCAATCAGAAG CAAGACGAAAGATAAGAATCCCCTGATaactcctccttcaagaccttcCCGCCATGATAAATACTTACTTGCCGGTCCATTACACGGAAAACGTCCAAGTGAGGTAGCCTTCTCTATCCGTGAACCCAGAGATAAAGGTAATGAGTCTTCGGATTCGTCGACTTCATCCTCTCCTGTTGTGTCTGCTTCTGGCAGcgatgaggaagaagaacaagaagaaattcTTATGAGAGGTGAATATGCtgttgatgaggatgatgaagatggtATTGATCGTAAAGGTGGTGATGGTCAAGGTGATGGTAAGGAGGATTTGGAgactgaggaggaggaggatgaaggtaatgatgatgcagaggaggaggatgatgaggaggatgatggaaatggtggtggtagtggtgatgaggaggatgatggtgatgatggtaaaggtgatggtggtgatgagtag
- the LOC113298306 gene encoding protein bfr2-like isoform X2, producing the protein MAPIRSKTKDKNPLITPPSRPSRHDKYLLAGPLHGKRPSEVAFSIREPRDKGNESSDSSTSSSPVVSASGSDEEEEQEEILMRGEYAVDEDDEDGIDRKGGDGQGDGKEDLETEEEEDEGNDDAEEEDDEEDDGNGGGSGDEEDDGDDGKGDGGDE; encoded by the exons ATGGCTCCAATCAGAAG CAAGACGAAAGATAAGAATCCCCTGATaactcctccttcaagaccttcCCGCCATGATAAATACTTACTTGCCGGTCCATTACACGGAAAACGTCCAAGTGAGGTAGCCTTCTCTATCCGTGAACCCAGAGATAAAGGTAATGAGTCTTCGGATTCGTCGACTTCATCCTCTCCTGTTGTGTCTGCTTCTGGCAGcgatgaggaagaagaacaagaagaaattcTTATGAGAGGTGAATATGCtgttgatgaggatgatgaagatggtATTGATCGTAAAGGTGGTGATGGTCAAGGTGATGGTAAGGAGGATTTGGAgactgaggaggaggaggatgaaggtaatgatgatgcagaggaggaggatgatgaggaggatgatggaaatggtggtggtagtggtgatgaggaggatgatggtgatgatggtaaaggtgatggtggtgatgagtag